A genomic window from Brassica oleracea var. oleracea cultivar TO1000 chromosome C8, BOL, whole genome shotgun sequence includes:
- the LOC106311543 gene encoding SKP1-like protein 13, with protein sequence MEKEKKMIVLKSSDDESFEVDEAVVLQSQFLSHVVEDCTAPEHKIENVTGKILALVVEYCKNHVAVVDGGANSSSAASADALKKWDDKFIKQMDLSTVYDLITAANYLNIKGLLDLTCQGVADVIAACKDHAEIRATLGIVSDYTAEEEAEVLKENEWAFD encoded by the coding sequence ATGGAGAAGGAGAAGAAGATGATCGTGTTGAAGAGCTCCGACGATGAATCCTTTGAAGTCGATGAAGCGGTCGTACTCCAATCTCAGTTCTTGTCGCATGTTGTTGAAGATTGCACCGCTCCTGAACACAAGATTGAGAATGTCACCGGCAAGATCCTCGCGTTGGTGGTCGAATACTGCAAGAACCACGTCGCCGTCGTCGACGGTGGTGCCAATTCTTCTTCCGCCGCCTCCGCTGATGCTCTCAAGAAGTGGGACGATAAGTTCATCAAGCAAATGGATCTGTCCACGGTCTATGACCTCATCACGGCTGCGAACTACCTAAACATCAAAGGACTTCTTGATCTCACTTGCCAGGGAGTCGCTGACGTGATCGCGGCATGCAAAGACCACGCGGAGATTCGCGCAACGTTGGGCATCGTGAGTGACTACACAGCAGAGGAGGAAGCAGAGGTTCTCAAGGAGAACGAGTGGGCTTTTGATTGA